In the bacterium genome, one interval contains:
- a CDS encoding response regulator, producing MADTDTPNPGTAGADQHPEVIVVEDDPFISRMYEVKLAKAGYNIQMGTSGKDVITLLNTLHPKLALVDINMPEMTGIEAVKQLKDSGYDFSKTQVIFLTNSNNPNDIEAAKALGGDYLIKADQTPRGVLELIKKKLGQS from the coding sequence ATGGCTGACACAGATACGCCAAATCCAGGCACGGCAGGCGCCGACCAGCATCCTGAAGTGATTGTCGTCGAAGATGATCCGTTTATTTCGCGCATGTATGAAGTGAAGCTGGCAAAAGCCGGCTACAACATCCAAATGGGCACTTCAGGCAAGGATGTCATTACATTGCTCAATACACTCCACCCTAAGCTTGCTCTCGTCGATATCAATATGCCCGAAATGACCGGTATCGAGGCAGTCAAGCAACTCAAAGACTCAGGGTATGATTTCTCAAAGACACAAGTGATTTTTCTGACTAACTCTAATAATCCGAATGACATCGAGGCCGCCAAAGCTCTCGGTGGTGATTATCTGATCAAGGCAGATCAGACACCACGCGGCGTACTGGAGCTTATCAAAAAGAAACTTGGTCAGTCGTAA
- a CDS encoding phosphoglycerate kinase: protein MAMKSLKSLNVQGKRVLCRVDFNVPLKDGKVTDTLRIEAALPTVKHLLKEGATVILMSHLGRPDGEPNPQYSLEPVAIELSRLLNKGVVFIHDCVGVDVQDRVAKLEPGALALLENLRYHAEEETNDADFARQLASLGDVYVNDAFAVAHRAHASVAAITELLPSAAGFLLESEVDTLGGLLKRPKQPFVAVIGGAKISDKISFLNNLVKKTDTIVIGGAMANTFLAALGHDMRKSIQEKSAYKEALKFLAEARHHEVEVILPVDVVVADSPDDGAKSRVVTVGQLAGGDMALDLGLATSTLIAEALHSAETIFWNGTLGLTEEKAFAKASHDLAKRMTKSKALTVIGGGDTAGYIDSIGMRNDFGFISTGGGAALELLAGKKLPAVKALED, encoded by the coding sequence TTGGCAATGAAATCACTCAAGTCATTGAATGTGCAGGGGAAACGAGTCCTCTGTAGAGTGGATTTCAATGTGCCGCTGAAGGATGGAAAGGTGACCGATACGCTGCGCATTGAAGCGGCCTTGCCGACGGTTAAACACTTACTTAAAGAGGGCGCCACCGTCATCCTGATGAGCCACCTGGGGCGGCCAGATGGTGAGCCAAATCCACAGTACTCACTCGAACCTGTTGCGATTGAGTTGTCTCGACTGCTCAATAAGGGTGTCGTATTTATTCACGATTGTGTCGGGGTAGATGTGCAAGATCGCGTCGCAAAGCTCGAGCCAGGTGCGCTGGCACTCTTAGAGAATCTCCGCTATCACGCAGAGGAGGAGACGAACGATGCCGACTTCGCTCGACAGCTTGCGAGCCTCGGTGATGTATACGTCAATGATGCCTTCGCGGTCGCGCATCGTGCGCACGCCTCGGTAGCGGCGATTACCGAGCTCCTACCATCCGCTGCTGGATTCTTGCTCGAGAGCGAGGTCGATACGCTTGGCGGTTTGCTTAAGCGACCGAAGCAGCCATTTGTAGCAGTGATTGGCGGGGCGAAGATCTCGGATAAGATCTCGTTCCTCAATAATCTCGTCAAAAAAACAGACACCATCGTTATTGGTGGTGCAATGGCGAATACCTTCTTGGCTGCGCTTGGACATGATATGCGCAAATCGATCCAGGAAAAGTCGGCTTACAAAGAAGCGCTGAAATTTCTCGCTGAAGCTCGACACCACGAAGTCGAGGTGATTCTGCCAGTTGATGTTGTGGTTGCCGACAGCCCGGATGACGGAGCGAAGAGTCGTGTCGTGACGGTCGGGCAACTTGCTGGTGGGGACATGGCGCTCGATCTCGGGCTCGCGACTTCGACGCTCATTGCTGAGGCACTGCATAGTGCGGAGACGATCTTCTGGAATGGCACACTGGGGCTGACTGAGGAGAAGGCCTTCGCGAAGGCTAGCCATGATCTCGCTAAACGAATGACGAAGTCAAAAGCGCTGACGGTTATTGGCGGCGGAGACACGGCAGGGTATATTGATAGTATTGGTATGCGTAATGACTTTGGCTTTATCTCGACTGGGGGCGGGGCAGCGCTCGAGCTCTTAGCTGGCAAAAAGCTTCCGGCAGTAAAAGCACTCGAAGATTAA